A segment of the Nerophis lumbriciformis linkage group LG08, RoL_Nlum_v2.1, whole genome shotgun sequence genome:
AGAATGCTGCACATAATAAGAAACAATAAAAAGTAATTACAAGCATTTAAAATATAACAAgtaaaaaacaaatcaataaaatagaatagaataataaAAGACAAAGAGGACCACAAGACTCACACCAATTTAAAAGCAAAAGAATAAAAGTGTGACAAATTTGATATCAGCATGGCTGAAATTAGAGCCACTAAATAGGTTTATGCTTCATAATCCAACTAATCGTTAAGGTAATGGATGATTAGTAGACGATCAAAAAAGTTGTTAGTTGCGTCCCTATTATCGCCAATTGTGATTATGGTGCAGCAGACTCACCCAGGATGTTGTCATGTCTCAGGAGCACAGTGTTGTAGATTTCCGTCTCTCGGAACCAGGACCGTTCGTCCCTGGAGGAGAAGATTTTGACGGCAACGTTCTCGCCCTGCCACTGGCCTCGCCACACCTCACCGTATCGCCCCTTGCCTTGGAGGGACAGACAGAAAATCACCAAATTGAGAGGGTGAAACACCACAGGAAGACCAGTCGTACAACAGGTGCTAACTTAAACTATAATtcccattccatccatccattttctaccgcttgacccttttgggctcgcggggggtgctggagcctatctcagctgcattctggcggaaggtgggatacaccctgaacaagtcgccacctcgtcacagggccaacacagatagacagacaacattcacactcacattcacacactagggccaatttagtgttgccaatcaacttatccccaagtgcatgtttttggaggtgggaggaagccggagtacccggagggaacccacgaagtcacggggagaacataacaACGggcttgaactcaggaccttcttattgtgaggcacatgcactaaaatTCCATGTGTAGAAAATATACAGTAAGGGTCAGATACATTTCCCTGTCTTATTAAATGACTCTAAACTTTTGGTAGTGTTGATTAGGGATGTAATGATTACAggtaatgaccacacaccacaaCACAACTCCAGACGATTAATATTAATTGTTTCAAATTTCAATTATCGCAAAACTGTGATTAATTATTAGCGCACTACAATCAACCAACAGTGCTCATTTCTTGGAGAAGCAGTTAGCACTAACTACCTTAAATGCTAACAAGagcaatatttattgttttttctgACAAAGAAAGTATAATGTGTCTGATAATTATTTACCATAATAAAAAAATGGTTGAAATGATTCAGTACCGGTAtatgtaaaaaatactttttgagcAACATTCAATAATGCCGTGATAACATTAagcatgatcattttggtcacaatcgcAATatcaaatgttcatattgttacatttcTCGTGTGTTTATATACGTACGTGACAAAACAACTCCCAACTGTTTGTTTGGTGTACTAAAACACCACAATGTGAACACAAtccatataataaatacaatccatccatccatttcctaccgcttgtccctcccggTGTGCAGggggactggagcctatcccagctgcactcgggcagaaggaagggtacaccctggacaagtcgctaactcatcgcagggccaacatagacagacagacaacattcacatattagggacaatttagtgttgccaattaagcctggtgcatgtctttggaggtgggaggaagctggagtacccggcgagaacccacgcagtcaactCCACACACAAAGACCCCGACccgggaatcaaacccaggaccttcttattgtgatgcATGAGCACTAACCTACTACCACCTACTCAGTGaaatagtggttagagtgtccgccctgagatcggtaggttgtgagttcaaaccccggccgagtcataccaaagactataaaaatgggacccattacctccctgcttgacactcagcatcaagggttggaattgggggttaaatcaccaaaaaagattcccgggctctgctgctcactgctcccctcacctcccagggggtgatcaaggatgggtcaaatgcaaagaataatttcgccacacctagtgtgtgtgtgacaatcattagtactttaactttaactactaAATACAATCCAATAAAGGAATACTATGACACCGAAAGGAgacaaaaaataactaaacaagaCAAGGCGGCTGCTTGCTGGTAAATAAAACcactaaataataattaaatgtacaATGAAACTGACGACTgggtaaatataatttaaaatagtATAAGCTGTCCACTTACCGACACACTCTACCAGACTGATCTGCCTAGCAACAGTCCTCTGGACCAAGAATGGAAGACCTGAACCACTTCCTGATGTGCATGAGTGATCCAGCATGTCCTAAAAAGAGGAGACAAACCCATTTAGTCATATCAATGTGACATCAGTGTTGTCCTGGTCATCCTACCGCTAAAGTGCTGTCCCCCACGTTGGAGGTGATGAGGCCGTCCACTGCTCCCTGCTCCGTGTCGAACTCCTGCAGCCTCTGTAGGCGGCCATGGTGGAGCTTCCTGCAGGCCAGCGCAGACAGCACGGACAGCAGAGCCAGAACCACAATGGGACCCAGCACCAAGAGAGCCAGCATCCCGAAGCTGTACCCCACCGGCTCTTCCTGCGGGGCTACACGGTGGACAGTTCACGTTTAAGAAAAAGTATAACAAACTAGATCTTGGGAAAACTGTTGCTTTTCCATGCACCTGAAGGCAGCAGAGCCATCACAGAGCTCCTGGTGGTGTTGAGGTTGCACATGTCATGGGAGCAGCAGGAAATGGCCTGGTGAGAGGATGGCTGCGTGGAGCAGTGCAAGCGGGTTTTCTTGGGGCCCTCCAAGCAGCCGCGCTCAAACACCACGCCGCTGGAGCCCACGCGCACCGAGGAGAAGCAGCGCGTGCCATGGCACTGATCCTGGAGGCATTTTGGACTGTCGCACAGGCACGCTAACTGCCCATCTGTAGAGGAAGACCATAAAACAGGGATATTCAACTCAATTGTTCTGGGGGCcatatttccagaaagctaaggaccggactTTTCCCTTCACCTATAATCTTATTTTGTACATTCccaagaaccagcatcctctacagtagacatttgtttatggtctatttttttcgtcagcgTACCAgaaacactctgctgtttttaaaaggaccttctgcaaaaaagctagtcaaagaacACTATGACAGCACTCTGGTGTTTCCCAAAATCTCTCACAAGTTCTTTTAACTGAACTCGCAGGCTACCAGTTGACTAGCCCAAATTATGGAAATGaggggacctaaaatggaacattgaggaacaccacaagtataactaaagaagttgaacaaatgaagtTTGTCTCGAGATCGACCAAATGTGTTCTTTTTCCAGGGCCGacaattattagtagtcaaggagaccAATAACCtaacctgactcttgccagaaccttgtcgttcgctgagctccacacatgaATCTGGGAATACTCattagatgtatttcagaaggcggggcctttgtgtaaaaaaaatcattgtatgtgattggataaaccacttgtccgttatcttgaatgacgtgctacttcaaccactcacatcgaaatcaacccgtgacgctgattaGAGcggcgctgggaaatccaaactcGGTCGGAAGAAaggccaaaacatccttgccaccaataaatgccttcaaaactgttcatcttttaaatagttaatattcgatcgatgtcgcaaaacagttgcaatagcagaatcaatgtcagcacacgactcctcgctgcgtaccgccattgttgtttgaatcaaacagtcccttcggcgctacgtcacatctatgaaatcccgcccagcgatcctgattggttcattattttttgctatctggaaggagtttgcaatgcctttaagcccagacccttgtgtgcagctcagcgaactacaaggggcTGGCGAGAGTCTGGTTACCAATAACcaatatttggagccgatattcatttgcagtaaaagttatgtaaacatgaATCGTATACGTCactaaacagctggacaaggctttaagttgtttttaatgttttctttgtAGAAAACGTCGGACCAGTAGCAACACAATGCTTTATGTGGTGTGAATGTTGGGCAAAAACACCAGGGAATTTCACAAATCCCTTTATTACTTGTGTCTAACAATGTGCCGTTGTAGAGtatctgtgctgtctggagatcagcagagtaaccatgtaatactcttccataccagtaggtggcagcaggtagctcattgctttgcaaacctactttgagacaagagcatcaatgatggttatggtttgaagtcacatCGAACAATTGTgtcaggtatttgatgagaaGAGGTGTCTGTCATGTATTGGTTACTCGGGTCACAGGACAATACCGAAACCATTGTAAGGGGAACTTAAGGGCGGGGGACACAGGATATGATGACATATGTTGTGTgttggacagaggtgggtagtaacgtgctacatttactccgttacatctacttgagtaacttttgggataaattgtacttctaagagtagttttaatgcaacatacttttacttgagtatatttatagagaagaaacgctacttttactccgctccatttatctacattcagctcgctactgatttttatctatctgttaatgcacgctttgtttgttttggtttgtcagacagaccttcaaagtaggatctatcgcatgcctgcgtttcaccaatcacatgcagtcactggtgacgtttgactccgtttcaccaatcaaacagagccaggcggtcacatgattaacaagcttaagcttacatgaactcaacaaagcacatcgcggtaagtaacgttagtagatatttttggctgtcaccgtaggctgatggtaacttccctgctatgaatcactgtcaaatgtacatcgtgtggggacatttattaacgtactgcagcctcatagacacacacacacgcacacacacacacacacacacacgcacagtcgcgcatgcacgcacgcacacacacgcgcacacgcacacgcgcgcatgcatagaaacaccaatcagtgtgttcccagatgcagcccacacctagcAGTTTaaggtttgcgtaaaggctaactttttattttcctttgtaatctctgcctactgagcctatggtgctgttaagttattatggctcaatttgccttaattttttttatgttaatgtattattatttaatatatattattgtttgctcttgaacgcatcataattatcccctcaacaccccccaaaatggattaactcgctggaataaaaaagacaatataacatgcatccataaacctggatgcatatgaaaaaagtgcaatatatttatctgtacagtaatctatttatttatatctgcaccttattgcttttttatcctgcactaccatgagctaatgcaacaaaatttcgttcttatctgtactgtaaagttcaaatttaatgacaataaaaaggaagtctaagttttagttgcttaagagatattcctggctctgaatttgctcaatgctatttttatgtttttgtaagccatttgttgcagtcattaaacggacaggttactcatcagttactcaatacttgagtagttttttcacaacatactttttacttttactcaagtaaatatactccttacttttacttgagtattaaatctctaaagtaacagtactcttacttgagtacaatttctggctactctacccacctctggtgttgGACACCTGGAAGTGGAAAAAGTAAGAGCGGGAATAAAAGGCAGAAAAAGACAATAAGCTTTCTTTTGGTGTATTATTAAGTTTAGATTGCTAATAAGTGAACTAATAAGTGACAAGTTTGGCACACAACAATGGCGACGAGGATGTGATGGTGTGCCCCcggattttttttcaatgaaaaaaatgtgctttggctcaaaaaaggttgaaaaacactgctctcgcaaacacaaatatacatatatacacacacacacacaacacacacacacacacacacacacatatatataaacaaaatgacagttgtcagctgtaAGCATATATTACCTTAagccagagctgggcaaatattttgactcagggggccacatcgagagaaaaaaatgtgtctggggggggggcgaatgtgtatgtgtgtacaaataaaatatatacatatttagctgtaaaaatatgttgtacagtatgtgtgtttgggtccctttttttttccaggaacactaatatcaaaagtcacaatgtccgatagaattctaaaaaagttataacaaaccacctcaaaaaattgtagttttttactgaatgggacacccacaatgtacattaaaaaaagaaagtgggatttacaatattaactacgaacaataaaacactgaatattaacaacatatgaacatcgctcctcttttatttctcagaccagctcctccatagttgtgtatcttttacactcaagcaaaacacaacaaaaatgtaacaaacagcaaaatatgaattcaACGGGTAATAAACATCTACAATATGatttatattatcacttttatgcagaaatttgacACATGCAATTGGGTCTGGCTGCTCCGAAAAAAAACAccacccactctgctttgttcccggtctgagctgctgtgacgtagattactgtaataactcctataacactcacgcagatttcaaccattgaaatactttaaaTAGttccaagacttacggtcatttaaaaacagcactgcacatcataatggcggcgacggttttgatgttaaaggtctaaaaaaatgatgtaaaacgtctggcgggccggattaaagttaaagttaaagtaccaatgattgtcacacacacactaggtgtggcgaaattattctctgcatttgacccatcacccttgatcaccccctgggaggtgaggggagcagtgggcagcagcggtggctgcgcccgggaatcattttggtgatttaacctccaattccaaccctttatgctgagtgccaagcagggaggtaatgggtcccatttttatagtctttgaaaaTTTTAAAGGggggagcgcggatgagggtatgttacagaatatattaattgatgaaaattgggctgtctgcactctcaaagtgcatgttgttgccaaatgtatttcatatgctgtaaacctagttcatagttgttagtttcctttaatgccaaacaaacacataccaatcgttggttagaaggcgatcgccgaattcgtcctcgctttctcccgtgtcgctggctgtcgtgtcgttttcctcggtttcgcttgcatacggttcaaaccgatatggctcaatagcttcagtttcttcttcaatttccttttcgctacctgcctccacactacaaccatccgtttcaatacattcgtaatctgttgaatcgcttgagccgctgaaatccgagtctgaatccgagctaatgtcgctatagcttgctgttctttccgccatgtttgtttgtgttggcttcactatgtgacgtcacaggaaaatggacgggtgtttataacgatggttgaaatcaggcactttgaagctttttttagggatattgcgtgacgggtaaaattttgaaaaaaacttcgaaaaatataataagccactgggaactgatttttaatggttttaaccattctgaaattgtgataatgttcccctttaatgggccgtattttgcccaggttctGCCATAAACCAACATGGTGGAAATGTATATTTCAAGCTACTGCCGTAGTAAACAGTAGGTACTCTGTATAATCGTGCATGGCACAATCCGCTTTCAGAACGGGGGAGAAAAATaaattgtgatattaatcgagaCCGGGTGATATGAAAAACTTAAtcttggtctttttttttttttttgccatatcgcccagccgtaCCACTAGTACTTGATGCTTTGCTCCGTTTGCAGGGTGGATACAAGAAACAGACATGAATGATGAGAGAAGACAAGCAGCTACCTGAGCTTGATGCTTGAAAGGACCACTTGAAAAGCAGCAGCAGGACGTGAAGACTCCTCCAAGCCATGTTTCAGTGCACTTGTGGAAGATAAGAAGATAAGGTCAGAGTTGCACATAATGACATTTACGCCCACTATCTTTGCGACAGTTTCCTAATTGCATTTGAATGGGCGGGACACAAGTCGCTGTCAATCATCATGTATCTCATCAATTAGCTTAGCCTACCGCCGACGTACATGCACAGTGACTAGTACACTCTAAGGTTCGTCCCCAAATTCAGAGGTTTTGTTTCGTGTAGCCTGCGGGGAACATTTCCAATAATGTTTATTAGTCAAATATCGCCGTCTCCAAGGCGCCAGTTTAAAACAGAAAGGAGCTTCTGCTGTTAGCCTAGCTAAGCATGCTAAAGTAGCTACACCACCAAAGCGCAGCCACCGAACTTTTCAAAAGCTTTACACTCACCCTGCACACACGGGTGTTGGCTTCTACCTCATCCCGTTACGTCGACGTGTTCACGGGTTTGGGTGTTTTCGTCAAAAGTGAGAATTGGCGATGGAAGCCACCGAAAAGGGCCACAGCCCAGCCCAGCCACTCGCTTGTTTTCCTTCCAGGCTATCATGACGTCACCAAAACATTAGCATCGCAGTGCATTGTGGGATTGGCGTTGCCAGACGACTGTGGGTCGCTTTTAGGTCCATCCGTCAATCTGATATCGCCAatcaagcaaaacatttttttttacagattactTTTATTTGCTTTAATACGTTTCCCTCTTGAACTAGAATAGTTTAAATGCACCATGACTCGAGTTAAGTTTAGAGTGGACATTTTCGTAACTGAAACTAGAACTTCGCTTGAATTAAATGAAAATAACCACAttactacagaaaccatattacaacaaaaaacatatttgtcaccccattttcttctatttcaatacatttttgaaaaagctacaTGGAGCCAACAGGACTTGCGGCTCTAgagcagtgcttttcaacctgttttgagccaaggcatattGATGAGACTGAATCTATATAtataacaggaagtgaacatgacagacaggaagtgagctataaccctaaccctcaggcacttacgagaaaacccccgggaggGTTGCTCagtcccttcccgggcgccggtagGGTCGGTCGGTccctcaccggcgggccgcagagtggggagctcacccccgtgtgtttCTCTCTCTGGGCCCCtctctctccacaaaagattggatcaaaggatgactctcaatagatcgcaacgtgggttttttgctctgctacttataaaaccccgacccagaatcaggtcgtctgcaggtcatttagcgctggtcagtggactcctgcatttgtgcgttagactctctgcgggccgggggtgtctgccttcacccccgggcccctacactcgtggtgtgtagcctcccgtcgctcggcatccctatgtatatatatatatatatactaccatatcattaaatattattattatgtattaaaaCCATTATGTTCTATGAGACATTCTGGCATAATAATAAATAAGGTGTACATagacaagtcccgccgcgttccaccagagtccgggggtgcctacaatgtggTAGGAACCAAATGCCAGGAATAGTTCACTGAGAGCGACCCCCACGAATACTTGTCCCTCACCCTCAATAACCGTTAGCGTTAAGGTATCGTAGGTTGGTCGGTTCTTAGTGccaagaaaatgtttaatttaataGGGTGTAGACTACTTGGTAGAATTTACTTATTGCCGTTGTGTTGAGTCTTAAATCTCCCATCACTAATTAAAGTTTAATTCTCCTTATTTTTGGGTTATTAGTATATCTTAATTATTTACTGagattacaatgttttttttttaaattaatggttATTACACATTAATGCCTATGTACACCTTACAtagaaaaatgaaactcagcagccgatattgacagtaaaaagttgttctggcaattgttggatatgactttaaaccataaccaagcatgcatcaatatagctcttgtctcaaagtactgtcaccacctgtcacatcacgccgtgacttattttgagtattttggtgttttcctgtgtgtagtgttttagttcttgtcttgtgctcctatttttatagcttttcctcttttgttggtattttcctgtcacaGTTTCATCTCTTCCCTGAGCTATATAtctcgcacctgctttgttttagtaatcaagactatttcagttgtttggaCGGTAtccttttttgtgtggacattgttgcttgtcatgtcatgtacggacgtactttgtggatgccatctctgcgccacacgctgtaagtctttgctgtcgtccagcattctgtttttgtttcctttgtagccagttcagttgtagtttcgttcttcatagccttcccgaagcttcaatgccttttcttagcggcactcgccttctgtttatttttggtttaagcattggatacctttttacctgcacgctgcctgcaGCATATTGTGTGATcatgacaaagcaattagctacctgccgccacctactgatatggaagagtattacacggctactctgccgagctctagacagcacagacactcaacaacggcacattatttgcggattataattactggtttgcaaaaaatatttttaactagagatgtccaatattggcttttttgccgatatccgatattccgatattgtccaactcttaattaccgattccgatatcaaccgataccgatatatacagtcatgaaattaacacattattatgcctaattttgttgtgatgccctgctggatgcattaaacaatgtaacaaggttttccaaaataaatcaactcaagttatggaaaaaagtgccaacgtggcactgccatatttatcattgaagtcacaaagtgcattcttttttttaacatgcctcaaaacagcagcttggaatttgggacatgctctcatgaggaggttgaggtgggcggggttgaggtgaggtGAGGGTGGGTAGCGAGgcgtgtagcgtcccggaagagttagggctgcaaggggttctgggtatttgttctgttgtgtttatgttgtgttacggtgcggatgttctcccgaaatgtgtttgtcattcttgtttggtgtgggttcacagtgtggcgcatatttgtaacagtgttaaagttgtttatacggccaccctcagtgtgacctgtaaggctgttgaccaagtatgtatggtattcacttgtgtgtgtgaaaagccgtagatattgtgtgattggGCAGTGCctataaggtttattggcgctttgttcTTCTCCCTATGCCCGTGTACCACTCCGCACAGCGGCatattaaaaagtcatacattttactttttgaaactgataccgataatttccgatattacattttaaagcatttatcggccgataacatcggcagcccgatattatcggacatctctatttttaacccaattacgtgaaatgacataatctcgcgcgggacaccagactgtatctcacggcacaccagtgtgccgcggcacagtggttgacaaacactgctctagagcggcgggttgctgacccccgtcctaACATCTTAAATTACATACTGTAACTGGTGCATTCATTTTAACCAACATTTTCTATATATTCTGGCCAGGGTTtgtttatttactcaactgcagagggtACTGGGTATCTATTAGTGTTAGTAGTAAGGGAAAAAATGAATATTTTAGCATCACTTTCTCTTTACATCATCTTTACAGATGCCATGTTTGGTGCCGCATTTGTGTCTTCAACTGCACTGGAAGATTGGCGTCTTTTTGAAACATTACTGGACTTGTGGCAAAGGAAGAACTGTCTGCAGTGGCTGTTTGATGTGTGTCCACGAAACAAAAGACAGCGCTGTTAGTCTTCAGCCTCCAGTGGCTCGTAGCGAGGCCAGACCAGTGTGGGCTCGGTTGTCCACATGAACACAGAAGCACTTTGTCTGCTGcacatttttaatgaaaaacTCCCAAGTGGAGTCTCATTGCCAGGTGACCGAAACTGCCCCCCACTGGATGTATATATGAGATAATAATACGGCATTGGGTAACGCTACACTGCTATACTATCTTCAGATGAAGGAAGGATTATACGGAACACTCTCCTCCCCTCGGATTCCCGCTTCACTGACTCTTTGTTTGGGTTCCCTGCAATGAAATCCACCTGCTCCCCACTCCCTGTTGCAATACAAGGATTATCTTAAGTCTCCCAAACAGAGTGGACATGGCGCTTTTAGGGAGAACTTCAGCTCTCCTGCTCTTTTACTTCTTCTCGCATCTTCTTTGCGTTCACTGTGTCTCCCATCAAAAAGCGACAGGTAGGACCCCCCTGTTAGCACAGCATGTGTTAGTGGACTCACCTTTTTGAATGACCCTGCTGTTTGTGCCCAGTGTCGTGGTGTGTGATTTCGGACGCGGAGGAGCAGAAGTGCACGGATCTGGCCGGGAACGCCACAGCTCGGAATATCAGAGGGAACTTGCGATGCGTTCGAGGCCTGGACACCAGGGACTGCATGGAGAAAATTAAAGTACGTATAAAAAAATGCAATAGAATAAATTGTGCtatttgaaataataatattcattATTACTCAATAGAATTCAATGT
Coding sequences within it:
- the acvr1l gene encoding activin receptor type-1, which codes for MAWRSLHVLLLLFKWSFQASSSDGQLACLCDSPKCLQDQCHGTRCFSSVRVGSSGVVFERGCLEGPKKTRLHCSTQPSSHQAISCCSHDMCNLNTTRSSVMALLPSAPQEEPVGYSFGMLALLVLGPIVVLALLSVLSALACRKLHHGRLQRLQEFDTEQGAVDGLITSNVGDSTLADMLDHSCTSGSGSGLPFLVQRTVARQISLVECVGKGRYGEVWRGQWQGENVAVKIFSSRDERSWFRETEIYNTVLLRHDNILGFMASDMTSRNSSTQLWLITHYHENGSLYDYLQRVAVEPSEGLAMAASIASGLVHLHTEIFGTEGKPAIAHRDLKSKNILVTKELRCCIADLGLAVTHSQADNLLDVGNNPKVGTKRYMAPEVLDESIQTDCFDAFKRVDIWAFGLVLWEIARRTYSNGIVEEYKPPFYDLVPNDPSFEDMRKVVCVEQQRPFIPNRWFSDPTLSALVKLMKECWYQNPSARLTALRIKKTLDKIHSSLDKVKDS